One Phenylobacterium hankyongense DNA segment encodes these proteins:
- a CDS encoding NADH:flavin oxidoreductase/NADH oxidase, whose product MSIAKLFTPLQVGALELANRIVIAPMCQYSAVDGCMTDWHVIHLGHLALSGAALLTIEATAVVPEGRITYGDVGLYSDECEAAMALTLKSVRRWSDIPIAIQLGHAGRKASTEVPWKGGGQIPPDHANGWQTVAPSPVPFAEAENAPTALDRDGLARVRDAFVAAARRAERLGLDAVQLHGAHGYLLHQFLSPLSNRRDDEYGGSLENRMRFPLEVFEAVRAAFPADRPVTLRVSGTDWAPGGWTIDETVAFAEALEARGCSAVHVSSAGLTPAQQIPVGPSYQVPLARAVKAATKMPVIAVGMISGFDQAEAIVGTGDADLIALARAILYDPRWPWHAAAHFGARVKAPDQYLRSQPGQFRDLFDIRADD is encoded by the coding sequence ATGAGCATCGCCAAGCTTTTCACGCCGCTGCAGGTCGGCGCCCTCGAGCTCGCCAACCGCATCGTGATCGCGCCCATGTGCCAGTATTCCGCCGTGGACGGCTGCATGACCGACTGGCACGTGATCCACCTCGGGCACCTGGCGCTGTCAGGGGCGGCGCTGCTGACCATCGAGGCGACCGCCGTCGTCCCGGAAGGCCGCATCACCTACGGCGACGTGGGCCTCTACTCGGACGAGTGCGAGGCCGCCATGGCCCTCACCCTGAAGAGCGTGCGGCGATGGTCAGACATTCCGATCGCCATCCAGTTGGGGCACGCCGGCCGCAAGGCCTCGACCGAGGTCCCGTGGAAGGGCGGCGGGCAGATTCCGCCCGATCACGCCAACGGCTGGCAGACCGTGGCCCCCTCGCCGGTCCCCTTCGCCGAGGCCGAGAACGCGCCGACAGCGCTGGACCGCGACGGGCTCGCCCGGGTCCGGGACGCCTTCGTCGCCGCCGCCCGCCGCGCCGAGCGTCTCGGCCTGGACGCCGTCCAGCTCCACGGGGCGCACGGCTACTTGCTGCACCAGTTCCTCTCGCCGCTGTCGAACCGGCGCGACGACGAGTACGGCGGCTCACTCGAGAACCGGATGCGCTTCCCGCTCGAGGTGTTCGAGGCGGTGCGCGCGGCCTTCCCGGCAGACCGGCCGGTCACCCTGCGGGTGTCCGGGACCGACTGGGCGCCCGGCGGCTGGACGATCGACGAGACCGTCGCCTTCGCCGAGGCGCTGGAAGCCCGCGGCTGCAGCGCCGTCCACGTCTCCAGCGCCGGCTTGACGCCGGCCCAGCAGATCCCCGTCGGGCCGAGCTACCAGGTCCCCCTCGCCCGCGCCGTGAAGGCCGCAACGAAGATGCCCGTGATCGCGGTCGGCATGATCAGCGGCTTCGACCAGGCCGAAGCCATCGTCGGCACGGGCGACGCCGACCTGATCGCGCTTGCCCGCGCCATTCTCTACGACCCGCGCTGGCCCTGGCACGCCGCCGCCCACTTCGGGGCGCGGGTGAAGGCCCCCGACCAGTACCTGCGCTCCCAGCCCGGCCAGTTCCGCGATCTGTTCGACATCCGCGCGGACGATTGA
- a CDS encoding PAS domain-containing sensor histidine kinase, which yields MAEELLASLPVAVRILSLRGELEYLNPAALAAVEQDRSAESVGASWPALWPAETAPAIEQAMRSAAQGEPHSLRAVQCSRAGARRWWDTTVSPMRDAGGEIHKLLAVSIDVTRSVEAEAFFNTIIQLLPTPLLVKTASDGRYVLINRAAEETFGLSGAVALGKTAFELFPQEEALLFAAEDADVIRSGETRVSEEEPITTRDSGVRYFTTKKFATYEEDRPLHLVAIGEDVTDKRAAATALKLAAAQAEAATQAKSAFLANMSHEIRTPLNGVVGVADLLARTSLTGEQIELVDIIRSCGDTLNRMLMDVLDLSKIEAGKFTLSAEAFNLAELVRSVSGLMRPTAHAKGLTFSCDIDAAAQRSVLGDPIRLRQIITNLLSNAIKFTESGSVGLCVRSVAPDRYQVEVQDTGIGFDEEVRQQLFERFQQADGTINRRFGGTGLGLAISRQLASLMDGELDAASVPGQGSRFTLTVPLASAEATAATEAGPGRLDARPTLRLSVLAVDDHAINRKIVQMSLEAAGAKVYLARDGEEAVRLFREGRFDLVFMDMQMPGLDGVAATREIRRIETERRAPRTQVVMLTANASDQHVAQALAAGADAHLAKPLKPDALLSIILQLKADIPPDIALEA from the coding sequence TTGGCCGAGGAGCTCCTCGCGTCCCTTCCGGTCGCCGTCAGGATCCTGTCGCTGCGCGGCGAGCTCGAATACCTGAACCCGGCCGCTCTGGCGGCGGTCGAGCAGGACCGCAGTGCCGAGAGCGTCGGTGCGTCCTGGCCGGCCCTGTGGCCGGCGGAGACCGCCCCCGCCATCGAGCAGGCGATGCGGTCGGCGGCGCAGGGCGAGCCGCACAGCCTCCGCGCCGTCCAGTGTTCGCGCGCCGGCGCCCGCCGGTGGTGGGACACCACGGTCTCCCCGATGCGCGACGCCGGCGGCGAGATCCACAAGCTGCTGGCGGTCTCCATCGACGTCACCCGTTCGGTGGAGGCGGAAGCCTTCTTCAACACCATCATCCAGCTGTTGCCGACGCCCCTGTTGGTGAAGACCGCCAGCGATGGTCGCTATGTGCTGATCAACCGCGCGGCGGAGGAGACGTTCGGCCTGTCCGGCGCAGTCGCCCTCGGCAAGACCGCCTTCGAACTGTTCCCACAGGAAGAGGCCCTGCTGTTCGCCGCGGAGGACGCCGACGTCATCCGCAGCGGCGAAACCCGCGTCTCCGAAGAGGAGCCGATCACGACGCGCGACAGCGGGGTCCGCTACTTCACGACCAAGAAGTTCGCGACCTACGAGGAGGACCGGCCGCTCCACCTGGTGGCCATCGGCGAGGACGTGACCGACAAGCGCGCCGCGGCGACCGCCCTCAAGCTGGCTGCGGCCCAGGCGGAGGCCGCCACCCAGGCCAAAAGCGCCTTCCTCGCCAACATGAGCCACGAGATCCGCACGCCGCTGAACGGCGTGGTGGGGGTCGCCGACCTGCTGGCGCGCACCTCGCTCACGGGCGAGCAGATCGAGCTGGTCGACATCATCCGGTCCTGCGGAGACACGCTCAACCGGATGCTGATGGACGTGCTCGACCTGTCGAAGATCGAGGCCGGCAAGTTCACGCTCTCGGCGGAGGCGTTCAACCTGGCGGAACTGGTCCGCAGCGTCTCGGGCCTGATGCGGCCGACGGCCCACGCCAAGGGCCTCACCTTCTCCTGCGACATCGACGCGGCCGCCCAGCGCAGCGTGCTCGGCGATCCCATCCGCCTGCGCCAGATCATCACCAACCTGCTCAGCAACGCCATCAAGTTCACTGAGTCCGGCTCCGTCGGCCTGTGCGTCCGCAGCGTCGCCCCCGACCGCTACCAGGTCGAGGTGCAGGACACCGGCATTGGTTTCGACGAGGAGGTGCGCCAGCAGCTGTTCGAGCGCTTCCAGCAGGCCGACGGGACGATCAACCGCCGGTTCGGGGGCACGGGCCTGGGCCTGGCCATCAGCCGGCAGCTGGCCTCGCTGATGGACGGCGAGCTCGACGCGGCGAGCGTCCCGGGGCAGGGCTCGCGGTTCACGCTCACCGTGCCGCTGGCGAGCGCCGAGGCCACGGCGGCGACGGAAGCCGGACCGGGTCGCCTGGATGCCCGCCCGACGCTTCGGCTCAGCGTGCTCGCGGTCGACGACCACGCCATCAACCGCAAGATCGTCCAGATGTCGCTCGAGGCGGCAGGGGCGAAGGTCTACCTCGCCAGAGACGGCGAGGAGGCGGTGCGACTGTTCCGCGAAGGCCGCTTCGACCTGGTCTTCATGGACATGCAGATGCCCGGCCTGGACGGCGTGGCCGCCACGCGGGAGATCCGGCGCATCGAGACCGAACGGCGCGCGCCGCGGACCCAGGTGGTCATGCTGACGGCCAACGCCTCGGATCAGCACGTGGCCCAGGCGCTCGCCGCCGGCGCCGACGCTCACCTCGCCAAGCCGTTGAAGCCTGACGCTCTTTTGTCAATCATCCTGCAACTTAAGGCTGATATTCCCCCGGACATAGCGTTGGAGGCGTAG
- a CDS encoding response regulator: MTEASGEHRLLVLVVDDNATNRLVLAKTVELLGGQVMFAENGAEAVESGRREAFDLVLMDIAMPIMDGIEATRRLRAHGVSTPIIAVTAHMAERDLPGLVETGFNDLIEKPITVPPIAEALDYAREIRLAS, translated from the coding sequence GTGACTGAAGCTTCGGGGGAACATCGGCTCCTGGTCCTGGTGGTGGACGACAACGCCACCAATCGCCTGGTGCTGGCCAAGACCGTGGAGCTGCTGGGCGGCCAGGTGATGTTCGCGGAGAACGGCGCCGAGGCCGTGGAGAGCGGCCGCCGCGAAGCCTTCGACCTGGTGCTGATGGATATCGCCATGCCGATCATGGACGGCATCGAAGCCACCCGCCGGCTGCGGGCCCATGGCGTCTCCACGCCGATCATCGCCGTCACCGCCCACATGGCGGAGCGCGATCTCCCCGGCCTGGTGGAGACCGGCTTCAACGACCTGATCGAAAAGCCGATCACCGTGCCGCCGATCGCCGAGGCGCTCGACTACGCCCGCGAAATCAGGCTGGCCTCCTAG
- the mgrA gene encoding L-glyceraldehyde 3-phosphate reductase, protein MTYLAAPDRYRHMPYRRCGRSGLDLPAISLGLWQNFGGVDVFETGRSVLRRAFDLGVTHFDLANNYGPPPGSAEENFGRYLDLDLRPHRDELVISTKAGWDMWPGPYGGPGGSRKYLLASLDQSLKRMGLDYVDIFYSHRVDASTPLEETMGALAQAWRQGKALYVGISSYSPELTRQAHEILKAEGVPLLIHQPSYSLINRWIEQGLLDTLEDLGVGCIAFSPLAQGMLTRKYLGGVPHDSRAARQGSLNPRLLSPENLERIGALNAIAQRRGQSLAQMAIAWTLRDPRVTAALIGARNVEQLEDSLAALQAPAFSAEELAEIDAHATDGGIDLWKVSSGLQPADVV, encoded by the coding sequence ATGACCTACCTCGCCGCGCCCGACCGCTATCGACACATGCCCTATCGCCGCTGCGGGCGAAGCGGGCTCGACCTCCCCGCCATTTCGCTCGGCCTGTGGCAGAACTTCGGAGGCGTCGACGTCTTCGAGACCGGGCGCAGCGTCCTGCGGCGCGCCTTCGACCTGGGCGTCACCCACTTCGACCTGGCCAACAACTACGGCCCGCCGCCCGGCTCCGCCGAGGAGAACTTCGGCCGCTACCTCGACCTCGACCTCCGGCCCCACCGCGACGAGTTGGTGATCTCCACCAAGGCCGGCTGGGACATGTGGCCCGGTCCCTACGGCGGCCCCGGCGGCTCGCGGAAATACCTGCTGGCCAGCCTCGACCAGAGCCTCAAGCGCATGGGGCTCGACTATGTCGACATCTTCTACTCGCACCGGGTCGACGCCAGCACGCCGCTTGAGGAGACCATGGGCGCCCTCGCCCAGGCCTGGCGTCAGGGCAAGGCGCTCTACGTGGGCATCTCCTCCTATTCCCCGGAACTGACCCGGCAGGCGCACGAGATCCTGAAGGCGGAGGGCGTGCCCCTGCTGATCCACCAGCCGTCCTACTCGCTGATCAACCGCTGGATCGAACAGGGCCTGCTCGACACGCTGGAAGACCTTGGCGTCGGCTGCATCGCCTTCTCGCCGCTCGCCCAGGGCATGCTGACCCGCAAGTACCTCGGCGGGGTGCCGCACGACTCCCGCGCCGCCCGGCAGGGGTCGCTGAACCCCAGGCTGCTCAGCCCGGAGAACCTGGAGCGGATCGGGGCCCTGAACGCCATCGCCCAGCGCCGCGGCCAGAGCCTGGCGCAGATGGCGATCGCCTGGACGCTGCGCGATCCGCGGGTGACCGCCGCCCTGATCGGCGCGCGCAACGTCGAACAGCTTGAGGACTCGCTGGCCGCCCTACAGGCGCCGGCGTTCTCCGCCGAAGAGCTGGCGGAGATCGACGCCCACGCCACCGACGGCGGGATCGACCTGTGGAAGGTGTCCTCGGGCCTGCAGCCGGCCGACGTCGTCTAG
- a CDS encoding efflux transporter outer membrane subunit, producing the protein MIRRLSAVLVATAALVGGCSLDPAYRRPAAPIPSSWPQGAPYAAPTPGAVAGPVDWRGLVADAKLAALIDTALADNRDLRAAVANAQIARAQFEAQRSLLFPTLDATASANYVRTPLPGGGHQNVRTISAGLAVSAYELDLFGRQRSLSRAAFEQYLATDEGRRAVQLSLIAETATSYLTLAADRSFVTLALSTRRSAEESLALTQRRFTAGVASQLDVRQAETVVEQARADAARYAIAAAQAKNALDLVVGRTVDEAQTPAGLEEVASSFRPIPVGVRSDVLLARPDVLQAEHQLRAANADIGAARAAFFPSITLTGAAGGASPALSSLFRGANASWSFTPSVVLPIFAGGRNRANLRGARAAKDFAVAQYEGAVQAAFRDVADALAGRGGLAEQRTAQEALVVAAADALRLSTARYERGADTYLNTLDAQRVLYAAQQGAVAVRLNDLANVVTLYRALGGRTE; encoded by the coding sequence ATGATCCGCCGCCTTTCCGCCGTCCTGGTCGCCACCGCCGCCCTGGTCGGCGGCTGCTCGCTGGACCCGGCCTATCGGCGTCCGGCCGCCCCGATCCCGTCGAGCTGGCCGCAGGGCGCGCCCTACGCCGCGCCCACCCCAGGCGCCGTGGCGGGCCCGGTCGACTGGCGCGGCCTGGTCGCCGATGCCAAGCTCGCCGCCCTGATCGACACCGCCCTGGCCGACAACCGCGACCTGCGCGCCGCGGTCGCCAACGCGCAGATCGCCCGCGCCCAGTTCGAGGCGCAGCGCAGCCTGCTGTTCCCGACGCTCGACGCCACCGCCTCGGCGAACTACGTCCGCACGCCCTTGCCGGGCGGCGGCCACCAGAACGTCCGCACGATCTCCGCGGGCCTCGCCGTCAGCGCCTACGAGCTCGACCTGTTCGGCCGCCAGCGCAGCCTTTCCCGCGCCGCCTTCGAGCAGTACCTCGCCACCGACGAGGGTCGCCGCGCCGTCCAGCTCAGCCTGATCGCCGAGACCGCCACCAGCTACCTGACGCTGGCCGCCGACCGCTCTTTCGTCACCCTGGCGCTGTCGACCCGCCGCAGCGCCGAGGAGTCCCTGGCGCTGACGCAGCGCCGGTTCACCGCCGGCGTCGCCTCGCAACTCGACGTCAGGCAGGCCGAGACCGTGGTCGAACAGGCCCGCGCCGACGCCGCCCGCTACGCCATCGCCGCCGCCCAGGCCAAGAACGCCCTGGACCTGGTGGTGGGCCGCACGGTCGACGAAGCCCAGACCCCGGCCGGTCTTGAGGAGGTCGCCTCGAGCTTCCGGCCGATCCCGGTGGGCGTGCGCTCCGACGTCCTGCTGGCCCGGCCCGACGTGCTGCAGGCCGAGCATCAGTTGCGCGCCGCCAACGCCGACATCGGCGCGGCGCGGGCCGCCTTCTTCCCCAGCATCACCCTGACCGGCGCGGCCGGCGGGGCGAGCCCGGCGCTCTCCAGCCTGTTCCGGGGCGCGAACGCCAGCTGGAGCTTCACGCCCAGCGTCGTGCTGCCGATCTTCGCCGGCGGCCGCAACCGCGCCAACCTGCGCGGCGCCCGCGCCGCCAAGGACTTCGCGGTGGCGCAGTACGAAGGCGCCGTCCAGGCTGCGTTCCGCGACGTCGCCGACGCCCTGGCGGGCCGCGGCGGCCTGGCCGAGCAGCGCACCGCCCAGGAGGCCCTGGTGGTGGCCGCCGCCGACGCCCTGCGCCTGTCCACCGCCCGCTACGAGCGCGGCGCGGACACCTACCTCAACACCCTGGACGCCCAGCGCGTCCTCTATGCGGCGCAACAGGGCGCGGTCGCGGTGCGCCTGAACGACCTGGCGAACGTCGTCACCCTCTACCGGGCGCTCGGCGGCCGCACGGAATAG